Proteins encoded together in one Dasypus novemcinctus isolate mDasNov1 chromosome 9, mDasNov1.1.hap2, whole genome shotgun sequence window:
- the LOC101443728 gene encoding toll-like receptor 12 yields the protein MGRHLLLAGLFLILPVTAAWTTSNCLVTKGSHMPLVSRFVSLCSLDSSLPLFALCTSVSNVTQALEAVPKRVEGLCLGGSATVLPPDAFSSFPGLKVLGLCLHFTQLLPGALRGLGQLRQLSFMGNVNYLYLHSDAFANLSSLQHLDFLVPCLEGSVGVRLPPSLRRLSVKDSCIQNVGVLADIFPDLALGNSSGDGWTLDMLDLSNNLKLKMASPGALQGLKLGTLRLDRTKIEADAVVGLGLQRLDILSVGYTGTAKLPARVIAHFELQELNLGLTHIGHIAPEALASCRSLKSLTLERTGLIDLPPGFLAAMPRLQRLSLKNNQLQSAMLCVNETGAGSGLQVLDLSGNSLHNLSPATFSCLPHLRKLLLSRNHLVCLEGQVFKGLRQLQMLDLGTNPLVTLGQGWLAALPALTTLNLLDTQVVWSPAWDFQGPENLYSLTLRLPSGPSAVVLSLPVRLTRLELQAVSGMKPWKLAPNVFPVLQTLTLNGWGLQLEAQNVSEVFPALRQLSLLGNSLEALCSQGTSRFFLWQLPRLEQLSVMGDGHSPGPCCITGLPSLRELKLQHLKSRGRPRPVWLKELVGELPRLELLQLYDTGLETLSAAAFQGLGSLQVLVLDWENSLVLDSSLQEHSPQMPQYMYFLTAYLACQCANAWVGPWLEHSPRTYMYTLSHQLCQSETRGHSKNPLFPFLWSHCPKTLGLELFLGSFALLLLLMSLPFLHEARNSWVLYLQVLFRSWLQGLKGQRGESKKFFYDVFVSHCREDQGWVVQELLPALEGCPPAGRGLRLCLPERDFEPGKDVADNVADSMAGSRVTLCVLSQQALLTPRCRLELRLATSLLLAAPQPSGLLLVFLEPVSRHQLPRYHRLACLLRCGDYGVWPKEGERKEYFWTWLGSRLEQIGL from the coding sequence ATGGGCAGGCACTTGCTACTGGCTGGCCTGTTCCTGATCCTTCCTGTGACTGCAGCCTGGACAACTTCCAACTGCCTAGTGACCAAAGGCTCCCATATGCCTCTGGTCTCCCGCTTCGTATCGTTATGTTCCTTGGACTCCAGTCTGCCTCTCTTTGCCTTGTGTACCTCGGTGAGCAACGTGACACAGGCCTTGGAGGCTGTGCCGAAGAGAGTGGAGGGGCTCTGTCTCGGGGGCTCCGCTACTGTCCTGCCCCCAGAtgccttctcctccttccctgggCTTAAGGTCCTGGGGTTGTGCCTGCATTTCACCCAGCTCCTGCCAGGAGCTCTCCGGGGCTTGGGGCAGCTGCGGCAACTTTCTTTTATGGGCAATGTGAATTATCTTTACCTACATTCTGATGCCTTTGCCAATCTGAGCTCCCTTCAGCACCTTGATTTCCTGGTTCCCTGTCTGGAGGGGAGTGTGGGTGTCCGGTTGCCTCCCAGTCTACGGCGGCTGTCTGTCAAGGACAGTTGCATTCAGAATGTGGGTGTTTTGGCTGACATCTTTCCAGACCTAGCACTTGGCAACTCCTCTGGGGATGGCTGGACCCTGGACATGTTGGACCTATCAAACAACTTGAAGCTGAAGATGGCCAGCCCAGGGGCCCTACAGGGTCTCAAGCTGGGGACTCTACGTCTGGATCGCACAAAAATCGAAGCCGATGCAGTGGTGGGACTGGGGCTGCAGAGGCTAGATATCTTGTCTGTGGGGTATACAGGCACAGCCAAGCTACCTGCCAGGGTGATTGCCCACTTTGAGCTGCAAGAGCTGAATTTGGGGTTAACTCACATAGGGCACATAGCCCCGGAGGCTCTGGCTTCCTGCCGCAGCCTGAAGAGTTTGACTCTTGAGAGAACTGGTCTGATCGACTTGCCCCCTGGTTTCCTGGCTGCCATGCCTAGGCTTCAGAGACTGAGCCTGAAAAATAACCAACTGCAGAGTGCCATGCTCTGCGTGAACGAGACAGGGGCTGGCTCAGGACTGCAGGTCTTGGATCTGTCTGGTAACAGTCTGCATAACTTGTCCCCAGCCACTTTCTCCTGTTTGCCCCACCTGAGGAAGCTGCTACTTTCGAGAAACCATCTGGTCTGCCTGGAAGGTCAGGTGTTCAAGGGTCTGAGGCAGCTGCAGATGCTGGACTTGGGCACAAATCCACTGGTAACACTGGGCCAGGGCTGGTTGGCTGCTCTGCCTGCACTGACCACCCTCAACTTGCTAGACACCCAGGTGGTATGGAGCCCAGCCTGGGACTTCCAGGGTCCAGAGAATCTGTACAGCCTGACTCTGAGGCTCCCCTCTGGCCCTTCTGCGGTAGTGTTGTCCCTGCCCGTGAGGCTGACCAGATTGGAGCTTCAAGCAGTCTCAGGCATGAAACCTTGGAAGCTGGCTCCTAATGTCTTTCCAGTCTTGCAAACCCTGACTCTGAATGGCTGGGGACTGCAGCTGGAGGCCCAGAATGTGTCCGAGGTCTTCCCTGCTCTTCGTCAACTCTCCCTGCTTGGCAACAGTCTAGAGGCCCTCTGCTCCCAGGGCACCTCCAGATTCTTCCTCTGGCAACTACCCAGGCTGGAGCAGCTGAGCGTGATGGGGGACGGGCACAGCCCCGGGCCCTGCTGCATCACGGGGCTGCCCAGCTTGCGGGAACTGAAGCTGCAGCATCTGAAGTCCCGAGGCCGGCCCCGCCCAGTGTGGCTTAAGGAGCTGGTGGGTGAGCTGCCGAGGCTCGAGCTCCTGCAGCTGTACGACACAGGGTTGGAGACACTGTCAGCTGCTGCTTTCCAGGGCCTGGGCAGCCTCCAGGTCCTAGTGCTGGACTGGGAGAATAGCCTTGTGTTGGACAGCAGCCTCCAGGAACACAGTCCTCAGATGCCTCAGTACATGTATTTTCTGACGGCGTATTTGGCCTGCCAGTGTGCCAATGCATGGGTGGGGCCCTGGCTCGAGCATTCCCCCAGAACGTACATGTACACACTATCACACCAGCTGTGCCAATCAGAAACTAGGGGCCATTCCAAGAATCCCCTATTCCCCTTTCTCTGGAGCCACTGCCCCAAGACCTTGGGATTGGAACTCTTTTTGGGCAGTTTtgccctgctgctcctgctgaTGTCCTTGCCCTTCCTACATGAAGCCAGGAACTCCTGGGTCCTCTATCTCCAGGTCTTGTTCAGGTCTTGGCTCCAGGGTCTGAAGGGCCAGAGGGGTGAGAGCAAGAAGTTCTTCTACGATGTGTTTGTATCTCACTGCAGGGAAGACCAGGGGTGGGTGGTACAGGAGCTGCTGCCTGCTCTGGAGGGCTGCCCTCCTGCTGGCCGGGGACTGCGCCTCTGTCTCCCCGAGCGGGACTTCGAGCCAGGCAAGGACGTGGCAGACAATGTGGCGGACAGCATGGCGGGCAGCCGGGTTACTCTGTGTGTGCTGAGTCAGCAGGCTTTGCTCACCCCCCGCTGCCGCCTGGAGCTCCGCCTGGCCACTTCTCTCCTGCTGGCTGCCCCCCAACCCTCAGGGCTGCTGCTGGTCTTCTTGGAGCCTGTCTCCCGCCACCAGCTCCCCCGCTATCATAGGCTGGCCTGTCTGCTCCGTTGTGGAGACTACGGTGTGTGGCCCAAGGAAGGTGAAAGAAAGGAGTACTTCTGGACTTGGCTGGGAAGCAGACTGGAGCAGATTGGTTTATAG